One Balaenoptera musculus isolate JJ_BM4_2016_0621 chromosome 13, mBalMus1.pri.v3, whole genome shotgun sequence genomic window, AACTTTATAACTTTCTTTGCTACAAAAATAAGGGATCTAACATCAATCTCaataaaacttcccaaactagtATTTAGTGCCATGGAGCAAAGGAAGCTTAGGATGGAAAATGAATAGCAACCAGatcaaaatgtcaaataaaaatgttcataaactttgaattttgtcaaaatgaaGCTTAGAGTTCAAATATCAATTTTTATAGTTCAAGATAAATCTTATATAAACCTTCTCATGGACTACAGGAACACAGATCAGTTTGTGGAGTATGATCACTTGGGCTCAATTTttgtctaaaaaatataaatttaattatgacTCTTAATAACTATATTTAAACCAAGctgtttcttcaaaaatttttttactgtgtttagccagtaaaaaaaatactaatgaaTGCTTGCTCTTTGTAAGGTAACTGTATTACAAACAAGATTATAGTTGTAAGACTAAACTTCAGGTGCAGATAATCAAATTTGAATGGTACAAGGatagtatatatatagaataaGGCCTTTACATGATTTTGAATCAGATGGCAATATTAATGTTGAAATTAATAacagcataaatatatatatgtgtatatatatatatccatatgtatatagggagtgtgaatgaatgaataagtgaacgtAAGAATGAGAATGGATATGAATCAGAGCAATCTTTCCTTGGGTTAAATTATAATTACTTCACTATGAAGTGTCTAAACTTCTAAAGAATTTCCTAGTTCTTATCAAAATGCACTTCAAAAAGACCATGAAAACACAAATTTAGTTGACAGGCTACAACGGGATTCAGAAAAAGACACAGTGAATATAGACTTAGGTGCAGTTTCATGctggtgctttttcttttttaaaatgtaagccactaattgtttaagaaaaaattttaaaccaaaagtTGCATATTAATATTACACACGAACCGAAACATAAGTGACTTTTAGCACAGTACATACATGCTTACATAAACtcaaatatttacacatttaaaacaatttccaTTTAACATATGAAATTTCTGAAATACATAAAAGCATTAATACTTTCTATAAAACTACAATTAAAACATCAATTTGCTACAAGCATATAAAACATCAAGTGCTTTCTTGGAGTTTCAAGTTACCTCTTTAAAATAAGATCTTGCTTGCATATATAGTCTTTCTCCAATAATCagtatgaacttttttttttccccaagaggtTTATTTTCCAGGTACATTATAAGCTCAAGAAAACGGACCCAACAATTATGCAATGTAATTATGTCATAACAACTTAATTGCACATAATGCTTTAAAGTAGGTTTGGATGAAGTTCTCAAACACTTTGGTATATGTTCTTCAGGGACTTCTATTAGAAACAACAGGAAAAGTCCCTTCAATCCccattttgctttaaaatggACAAGTCTTTGGTTAAAGTTCTACATTTTGggcatttattattaattaaaatggtCCCCAAACCAATAAATGGCGCTGATGTATTATTAGTTTACAAGACTTCATGTAACTTGTTTCTGATGCAGTGGGAGGCTAtagatattcatttattataaCATGTCAGTGATAGTTTCAATCTTTCACTTATAAGCAGAGAAATCAGTAGGTTTAGTCAGTatttctctgttcattttctgTTATAATCTAAACTATACAGTAATTTGCAGTAACTATAGACACTGTTCCACAGTATATGTGATTATGATTGGAAAGATGTATAGAATTAAATTTAGAGTTAGCTTAGTCAGAATAAGTCAATATTAGACTGTTCAGTAATTCTGCATTAACTATAGTAGGTTGTCAGGTAATGCTTatttaaaaaccccaaaccatTCCATTTACAAGAGAAATTGTTGCAAATGTATAAAACAGCAGATATACAAGGAGAACACCAAACGTACTTTATTAGCACAAAAAAGCAGCTGTAACAAGGCACAGCAAGCGGAAACATACATTAGCAGTCAAAGGGTTAGTGTTGCATACaaatatagcttttcttttttgtggcctTGGCGATAGCCATTGGGATGTAAAACAACTTTCTGTAGCAGCAGGTAAGGAAACTAAGGAGCACTCACCAGTGGTACAGAGCACGTTaacaaaaagacagaagaatggattcGACTACTTTAGTGCAAAATGTCCAGGACGGAACTGTAAATTCAGTCCAATACTAAGAAGCAAACACTAGAACTTGGTATTACTTCCAAAATAGCTCACTCAAGTAGTATTGCATACTATTCTAAGTGACAAAAAGGTGCTAAGTAAAGTTATTTACAGATACAATGGTTGTACAGTACCTTTTAAATCAGCAATTTAGGTTTaagattttccattaaaaattaagTGCACTGAAATTCTATAACTTGTACTTAAGCAATTCAGCTATGAGACTTTACAACAAAGAGATAAATACTGCCATCCAAATTATGAATTACAGTTTAACAATAATCTCAACAATCAGCAACCACTGTAGTAGTATCTGACTTGTTTGGGTATCTTTTAGTCTCATTTTCTTCACGGTTCACAAACTTATCACGGGCATAGAAAAAGATCCAACCTTAATGAATCAGCGATTTGACTGCAcatgtcaacttaaaaaaatcacacgCAGGCCTACTTTGCAGCAGCTATTCCCAATGTGTTATGTTAAAGcactcattaaaaaatgaatacctAAGGCCTTAAATAAAATTCTACTACCAACTTTTCATAAGTCTGAAATTTTAAGAACTACTACTTAGAAAACCTGGTTTACTTAACAGTAccttttgcagaagagaaaaggagactgaCTATAAACTATATCAACACTTAAGTGAACTGCACTATGCCCTTGTGGCcagaaaattgcattttttttctaaaaggaaggCAGTCTTTATTTTTTGGACTTCCAAAGCTTAATTTATAGTAACTACAAACATCACTACTTTTGGAAGGTTatagaaaaattcttagaaaaaataataatttcaaacattAGTCACACTGTTGAAATACTCATCCAATATTAATAATTTGTTCTTCAGTAAGAAATAGAATTCTTCATAGCAAATGCCCCCGAGTTGCTTCACTCAGTTACTACAGCCATTAAAAACCAAACTGTCAGCTAAATCGGCAGAATGTTTTTGTAGCCTTACTGAACACCTGTAGCTGTATCCTCTGTTGTCTCAATAGGCACCACGTTTATCTGAGTAAGTAACAGCAGATTGCACCTGACAAACACTAACACTAAGCTTACATACTGTACTGAAAAAAACCTAACACTGATATGTGTGCTTGCTAGAGGTGTACTGCCCGATGCACATAAAAGCAGATCTAGTTAATGCCCTTTGGGGACAGGAGGGTTTACTTTGCCTTGACTGGTTCTCGTTCTAGCCAGCGAACTCTAACTTTTTGTTTATAAtgatactcttttaaaaaatcctgtaaCATTGACGGTAAAGGGAGCCCATCAATTCCATCATACGTAGTGCATCTGCAGATGACTGCACGGCAGATGTACTGCAGGCTAAAAGGGAAAGTCCTATTTAGTGATATTGTAAGCAATGGTTCAAAAAACATGCAAGAACTGGGGTCTTTGTAATGTTCCAAAAGTCCTGTTACAGTGGAGGAGTGAAACACACACGGGTCGTGAGCATCAAAACTAAAGTTGTGATTCCACTGTTCAATTCGGGCATGCAGGGATCTGTTGTAGCGACGGAAGCTCACAGAGAAGAGGTAGTCCTCCTGCGCAGAGTCCCTGAGCAAAAATGTACCTTCAGGTTTCCCTTCCAGAAGGGCTTCTGCTTCGTAACGGTCCATCACTCCCCAGTAACAGGGATTACCTGTGATCTGAAGCAAATCCGGCACGAGGCAGTGTATGTAATCAATCTGTGTATGAACTTTCCAAGCTCCCTGTCTGCTAACGTGGGCATGGCTGTCTCCAGATACCTGACGTTGCTTCTGCCTCCGTGACTGCAAACATAGCGTGGTTGTGTCCTCTTCAGAGTCACAGTTAGCTTGTGGAATTGCAGAATTGTCCCCATTTATTTCAGTCATTCCAGGAGCTAACTTTGGTCCCAGTTTATATAACGGGTTAACCTGTGCAGTGGCTTCAAACGTATGTATTTGTGCGTTGGGAGGGGGGTCAACCCCTTCTTCAATACTAAGCCGCCTTCTCTCTCGAAGCCTATCTTCTTCATCTTCTGTAGAAACCAAGGATGGATCAAATGTATCAAAAAATGTTGAATGTGGGCTCACAGGGGCTGTATGCTGTTTAATCAAATGCCATTTTTGGGCCAAATCCGAGCCAGCAGGAAAAGGGCATTTCTCAAGCATTAATTCAGAaaggtgtatttttcttttattagaaaaGAGGGGCTTTGACTGCTTGTTGTAAGTTCTCATGGGAAAACACAAGCCCACAGTATCCTGCAACCTCTGTCTCAGAGAGCGACTTCCTACGGCTCTGCTGGAAACGCTGTCCATGTCGTGCACAGAGCTTACACCGTATCGCCTCTCTCTCCTTTGAAGTCCACTTCGAGTTCTACCAAACTTTTTATCAGTATCCAGTGAACTCTGTGTCTTTGTAGAACAGGAATGTTTCTTCTTCCCACCCCAAGGAGCATGTCGAGAGTAGGAATCTCTTCTTGCAAGTCTTGTTCCTGGAGTGACACATGAGTCATTATCCTTTTCAATGCTTATTTCAACAATCTGAGGAATTTCAGTGGCACAGTTTTGGTTTCTCCTCGAAGAATTCTTTGAAGGGCTTAACCCCAGTTGTAAGGCAACATTTTCTCTTAAGGGACTGCTTTGTTGCTGAGGAGCTGAGTCTCCTATACAGATGTTTTTGTCTCTGACAGACAAACATCTGTTGGAGTTCATATCCACATTTTCACTACGGCTTCCTCCCTCATGACTGAAGAGATTCTGACACCTGTATTTGAAGTTATTCCACATTTTCCCCACTTTATCCATTGATTATAAGACCTaaagacaaaaacaggaaaaggagaaaataagttaATCAAAGTAGTGTGTGAAAACAGAAAAGGCAGTAAGTACCCACCCTCCTTCTTCTCATTGGAAATTTCAGGGGTTCTGGTCAGAAATTCACCTTACACTGCCCTGCTAAGGTGATGAGGCTCTTACAGTGTTTGGCAGCTGTAAGGCCATCAGACCCTTCTGCGGCACCATTATTCAAGCTAGTCCTCACTTTCCACTTCCTTTCAGATAGAATACTCAGAACTCAGGGGAAAGGAAACAAACCCTTAAACTCTGGttgtttttttcctatgcatCGACCTAATTTCATTATGACATtgatttctgtctcctttctttgAATAATTTAGGTACTGCCTCAAGTATTACAAAGGGATAGTATGTTCTGTATTGTTGAAAGGTATCTGCATTCAACTTCTCAAAAGTGATAATCAGGGCCACATTTGtgtaatacattaaaattagttaaaaaacCTTTAAGTAGTAATCTTACCAATTTCACTTACCAACTAACTGCCGCTCTACTCATCTGGCAGTCTAAACCTTACAGGTCAATCACTTGTAAAAATTCCATATCTTCCCTCCTCGCCCTATGACATAACAAATTTTATCCATGATTTTGAAGAAGCAGTTTGAGTATGACggaaaataggagaaaagaaagagaatataaaatttaGGTTTAAATGGAAGATGTCTTTAAGCTTCCCAATTCTTAACCCTGGAAGAGCTTGAAAATAACAGAGTGATAGAAAAAAAGTTATGAtactttagtaattaaaaaacaaaaaatatgcaatttggcatctttattcttgctcctttaaaaaaaatctaaagcagTTTATGGCACTTTACAAGTGAGTTATTTTAAGACTACAATATTTATAGGCACACTGTCTCATTCAGTAACCTAAAAGTCAAcattagatgaaatggaaaagccTAAACTTAAAATTCAACTAGTTTTGTCACAACATGACagcaaaaagtttttaaaaagtgttctttttctattttgccaTTTAGTAAGTATGGCACTTTTTCCGCTGGATTTTTTGTTCATGTTTACTATGTCATTATGTACTATTCTGCACAGTTTAGAATCAGTATGGGAAAACTATCTGAGTTGTTTCTTACAGTGGTGATAGTCATTAGAGCTGATCCTTCCATAACTGACTAATCCTTTTTGTCAGAAATACTTGCATTTTTCAAGAAGCTGAGTATGatcaagagaaataaagaataaacttCCTTAAGATGAATTACATATCTTCCCTTTAGTTTCTTACAGAAAGGGCTCTTGGACTAACAGTGCTCTTGGACTAGTGACAATGCCAACATAGAGAATTTATGTCTACAAAATCATAAATTGTACTTTCAGATTCTTCTTTATTAAAAGCTTACTGTTAAGTACATAGAAGCTTGCGTGGTAGGTGGTATATATtctaataaaatctattaaatggAACTGTTAAATCTTATTAAACTCTGTCAGAACATTCTGTCTCTTCCTccttgcaaaaaaaattttttgtaagcCTTTTTTTGAGGCTTACACCATTTGAACTTAACATGCCTGTTGTTATCACTTACTGTTTTTTATGTTAAGATTTCACTCATAGCCCTGTTATTTTTAGGACTAATTCCTGCTACATTCCTGTTGACTCCAAAATTTGTAGATCTACTCTTCCGATACCCTAGTCCCTTCTAGCCTGGCTTCCTTCTCGTTCTTtaagttgctttttatttttacctaattcATACATTTATAGTTCCAAAGGTCAAATACTACTGCGAGGCTTATAACAAAAAAGAGCATTGCCTGCAACATCCTCTCCATTCTTGATTCCCACTCCCAGTGAATCAAGGAAAATTACTTTGAATTCTGTTAGCTGTTTCTTGCTGCTATTTTCCTCATTGTTTCTAGATAACATGTTCATATTGCTATTGGTTGATAACATTCTATTGGGTGATGGAAATAATTTACCCCTCAAATTTTGAGGGCATTATTCCACTGTTCTAGTGGCTTCAACATGGCTGTTGAAAAGTCTAATATCACACCAATTCCCAGTCTTCTGTATGTGAcctgtttttatttcatgaaaaattgtacctcttctttttctccttagtgTGGGGCCTTTTCTACACTCGTTGTGCCATGCCCTTTCAGTGTCTTTTTATTcccccatcttccctccctccctcccgaaAGTCCTTTTCATTAGACACTCGACCACTTAGATTCATCTTTTGATTATCATATATCTTCAAgattgcatttcttttcattttctattgctagATTTCTTTGGCATCACTTTCTAACAGTTCTCTTGCAGTTACAATTCTTCctatcacagttttaatttccaagaccattttcttcttctctgaatgttctttttttaaaaaatagatttatttatttatttacttttggctgtgttgggtctttgttgctgcgcgcaggctttctctagttgcagtgagcgggggctactcttcattgcggtgcacagccttctcattgtggtggcttctctagttgcggagcgcgggctctaggcgcgcgggcttcagtagttgtggtgcacaggctcagcagttgcggctcacgggctctagagcgcaggctcagtagttgtggtgcacgggcttagctgctccgcggcgtgtgggatcttcccggatcagagctcgaacccgtgtcccctgcattggcaggcagattcttaaccactgcgccaccagggaagtcctgaatgtTCTTTTTAATAGCATCGTATTCTAGCTTCTTGGATATAATATCTCATTTCTCTAAGgatacaaagttttaaaatgttttcttttttttaacattttaaatatttttatctgtttcttcttagtaccttatttttttctccttaaatcttTAGGTCTCTGTTTTTTTACTTCAGAGGCTTTCTACAAGTGTCTGATGATGCATCACCACTGACATGCTGATCAGAAGCTCTGTCcacttggggaggtgggggtgggtgggcggtGCTTGTCAACTGGCTTTATTACAAGGTGATGAGACAATGAGTTGGTTTTTTATTAGGGAAATCCTCAGAAGTTAGCATCTGTAAACCTTGTCTCCGGGCTGCTCATCCCAGAGAGAAATGCTCCAATCTCCTGTCTGGGGCATAGACACCTGACTGCCACGTTCTGAGAACAGGGAAAAGGGAATGGTGAGGTCTTAACCTCAATATTCAGACTTTCGCTTAGTCCCTGTTTTTCAAAAGTTGTCCTTATTTTCACAAGATATCCCAACTTCAGTTATGAATAACTTCTTAAATTTCTCCCAGCTCTAACCTCTTGTTTTATCCAAGGTAAAGGAACAATCGTTTCCAGGCTGCTCGGGGTGAAGGAGGACACATGGGAGACTGATACACAGACTTCCCACCGTTCCTGTTTTCAGCTCCATACTCCACCCTTACCTTCTGAGGTAACTGGTTCCTTGAATTTCTGAGCCAGCAGCATAAACTGGGTTGCTTCTTTTTAACATCAGGTTTTTAGATCAGCTTTCTCAGTTCTGCTAATTTCTACAAACCTGCTTCTATCAAAAACTTGTTGACCAATCAGGCCTACTTCTGTCTCCTCTCATTTGCTTTCTACTTGTGATTTatgccttctattttttttattcctttcatttcagtGGGGTTCTAGGAGGGCGTAAAGATAAAATGCCAAAGTTCAATCTGACATATTTAACCGCAAAGTCCCCCTTTCACTGTTAAAGAAAGTGAATGGTCCCACATAGAAAATCCCCCACCCAGATTAATGATTTCTTCCAAACGGAGAAAGAGCAAATTTTTCTGGGATGAGGGAATCCATACAATAATGCTGGCTGTAAAACATAATCACCTGGATGTAACTGGAAAAATATACAGCTTTTTAAACTGTACACAGGCCCCCTCCCAAGGAATTCTGATTCAACTGGCCTGGAGTTGGGCCTGGACACTGCTATTTTTTATAAGCTCTCTGAGTGATTCTAGAGCAGAGTAAGAAAACCACTGGCCTAGGGTAGCCTGGTCAGAGGCTCCAATGGTAGCTCTGAAAGAGACAAGTAAAAGGACACTGCTCTGTAGTGGTTGGTGGCATGTGAATAGTACTAAATAAACTACCTACCACAATCTTATCAccgtttctttttttatttttgccatgtaTACAAGAGGCCTGCAGAATCTTAGGAGGAactgtctagaacagtgcctctTAAATTATCTGTAGTGAAGAGCCAGTTTCTTTTTAACTTCACAGACTGATTCTTTTGtaagatataataataaattgcttaaaaaatgaaatgtaaaaaaagatatatgaagtACAAGTGCCAAGTTTCTTATTAGTTTGAAGATATAAAATAACTGTTaaattgctataaaatattttaaattcttgctTTTAATTTCTATACTTAACCTGTCATAAACTGGTAACAAACTGTAGGCCGGCACCAGTTCATGGTCCATACTTTGAATAGCTCTGCTCTAGAGCTGTTCTGTCTGATATATGTGGTTACTGAgtccttgaaatgtggctagtgccacatattgaaataaaaatagtttgcaTACAACTGGtaaaatatagtattaaaattaatttcatctgctttttgctttttaaatgtggccactagaaaattttaaattacatatatggttcaaattatatttctattggacagtactGTTCTAGAGAAGGGGTCAGCAGGCTACAGACCGAGAAGCAAATCTGGCCTGTGGCCTATTTCTGTATAGACtcagctaagaatggtttttacatttttaaaagggattaaaaaaacaaaaacaaaaaacccacaaagaacATTCGACAGAGACCACATGTAGCCtacaaagcctaaagtattttctatctggctctttacagaaaaagtttgttgacctTGGTCTAGTGTATGTTAAGATTATAAACCACACCACTGCAGAAACTAAAAGAGCAATATTCAAAAAGTACAGAAATCTCTCTTCTCCATGTTTATAAGATAAATTTTGTAGCTATCTAAAGATATTTCTTTGACAAGCAAATTATACCTAAAAAAATGACTGTCCATTTTAGAAAGCGACCAAACTTAAAACCACTTATTCCATATACAGTTCTTTGTAAGCTGTATAAACAAGTGGGACATGCAGAAAACATCTGTACTTGCTAGGTGACAGTAGGCAGTTTCTAACACTAAGCCCTTGGTTCAGTTTCACAGACAGAGCATGAAATTTAGTGGTTTCTCTATTCATAATGTGGAGACTGCTGCTAGATTGCATCGTGACAAAATACCCTAATTTAAAGAAAGACTATTATGCTCCCACACCCCTTtggggacagaaagtagatttttCCTAAGATGGGGAATGCTATGTGGGCGGCTGTAATACTGGGAACAAAATCACTGATAGTGATTCATAGAAGAGTCCATGTAAGAATCAGGAAGGCATTTCAACTATCTTAATATTTACAATGTCAGTTCTGAggttcttttatttgttttcttgttaaatttttgGAAATGTGTTTGGATGAAACCCTTTGAGAACTAAATTAAAACTCTATTACTTTATGGTTTTATATAAAGTTACACAGGGCTATAAAAAAGTGTTAAATTTCAATTGTATTGATTCTAGATTGAAAGTTCATCATCTATTACAATCTTTCACATTTCTATACCTGGAGAGTTATCCTTAAAACTATCCAAAGCAAATTTCTAAAAAGTCATTCCTTCCTTGAAGGACAAtcaatcataatttaaaattggTTTTATAATAATGTAGTAAGCAAAATAGCTTTTGCTGAAAAATGATACTTAACAGGATAAGCTATAAATCAGAATTATGAAATATCAGAGGTCAAATTCCATTACtacaaaaatttacatatattaaaaaagtaaagaccATAGTCAATGGCCCTCTTAATACCAAGTAGTATCTATTACAAAATttccacaaaacaaaataattgaaatagttCCCAGGAGTTCATTTCAATGGGACTTGATCCACactttattagaaataaattaaattcaacaaGTTTTAAGACTACATGGCATGCCACAGTGAGTAAAGAGGAAGAATGTGACCCAACTAAAATCCCTCCTCTACTGTTTAGTCTACCTAGACTACTTAAGTCATGGTAATACCTTTCCAATAGAAAGCTCTTCAGTTACAGTACAGAAATTGGGACACATGGCTGATTAAAGTATTTCTGTGCTAAAGTCAGGTACAAGAGGCAGTTTAGGAGATTCCATTTTTGATTGATATTTTGGTgacatttcaataatttttagaaaaaataatacaatgttaAATATTAAAGACTGACCCAGAAATCCAGGGATGCATGGCTATCATAGCTATAGTCCCTTAAAAGaatctgagaaccactggagttctttagaaaattattttaaaattatttacatactTTACTGTGACATGATCTATATTATCCAACTGGATGCCTGTTTATCTTTTATActgttatttaatattatattcaaCCATATAAAATTGCTGTTTTGTGGGTAATAAATGGCCACATAATTCAACCTCAGAGTTACAGTATTGCACTATAGATAATATATCAATACACTAGACCATGTACATGTGCACTCAAAAACCGTAGAGTCCACCGACCTAGTACACTTAGAGACTTCTTCCCATCAGCTACGTTATACTTTTACTGAGTTCGCTTCCAGACCTGTTCATGCCATTTATACTTATTATTGTAATTAGGTGATTTGTTAATTAACTTCACAGAATGCGGGGGAGTGGGGAAGACTGAGTTGAATGACTTTGAAATACTCAGTAAAAGTGAGATACTTATGTTGCTGAATTAGGTACAGgcaagaaaatagttttaaaaattggaaaaaatattgcaaaaaccCATAAGGATTCTAAACTCAGAATGTATCAGAAGAGTCTAAATACTTGTTCTACTTAAAAAACCCAAACTGGAAATCTGAGATGATATATTATGGGTATGGTTTCTGAAAGATAAACAATATGGAACTGGCAGCTAATGGACCTACTCCCAAAGAAAAGGCCTTTGTCCCTTaataaaaagactgacaaatgaACATGCAGTCATGTTCTTAGAGTAAAAATTTTAAGGCATGCATCCCTTTTTATGATTTCTTGCTTTATTAGACTCTGTAGACTACTGTCACTGACTGAATCAAAGGAGAGGTCTTCCTTAataatcatttaattaattttatagtaGTGCCAGGTGGGATGAGTACAAAGGCCTAATGATAACAGGGAGTCATGATCTAGATTAAGGGATGGTGAGCAAGGAAGActtctctctgaggaggtggtaTTTCAAAATTTTGTCCTAAAGGATGAGTAAGAATGAATTAGGGACAGTGTTCcacaggcagaggaagcagcgtTTGCAAAGGTCCTGAAGCAGGAATAAGCATGGCATGAACAATGGCTGAAGTTAACATAGACTAGCAAGTGAAGGAAAGAGTGCCAAGATGAAGTGGAAGAGGTAGGCAGGCCTATAATCCAcggtaagagaatgaaaaaggacGTTGATACTGCACAAAGACTACTACAGAGGTCCAGGTAAGAACTCGACTAGGGTGGTGATAGTGGAGATAGAGATAGATTTGAAATGTTTAGAAGATAAACCTGCAGGATTAAAGATTGCCTTGAAATGGGGAATGAGGAAGAGGTGTCAAAAACGAGTTTCCAGCTTGGGCAAATGGGTGGAAAGAGATGCTatttcagagacagaaaacacaATAGATAGAGCAGTTTTGGCAAGTGAGGGGTTGAAGAGAGTTAATAAATTCAATTTAGGAAACACTGCAGTTGAGACTGTCATTGAGACATCCTAGTGAAACCTCATCAGTCTGAGTGTATATTCAAATAATGTATTACTATACAGCAGGGGTGATAAACTACTGTTACTTGCATCTATACATATGAATCTCAAAGATATAATGCTTAGAGAAAGATACGAAATTAAGATATATACACTATGAAtcaatttatcttttaaacaGGCAAAGTCCAAAATATGTTGTtgagatatgtatacatatctagTAAGAATATAAAAAGCAGGTAAATGGCTACCTTTGTGGGGAGGGATATAGAATTAGAGGCACTCAGAAGGCTTCTAAAACACTGTTAATTTCCTATTTGTTTGGCTGGGTAATGGCTATATGGtttttacttattaaatattctttagaCTTCACTTACAATTTTACACATTCTTTCCTGTACATGATACATtgcacaataaaatttttaaaattatacagccA contains:
- the SOCS5 gene encoding suppressor of cytokine signaling 5, whose amino-acid sequence is MDKVGKMWNNFKYRCQNLFSHEGGSRSENVDMNSNRCLSVRDKNICIGDSAPQQQSSPLRENVALQLGLSPSKNSSRRNQNCATEIPQIVEISIEKDNDSCVTPGTRLARRDSYSRHAPWGGKKKHSCSTKTQSSLDTDKKFGRTRSGLQRRERRYGVSSVHDMDSVSSRAVGSRSLRQRLQDTVGLCFPMRTYNKQSKPLFSNKRKIHLSELMLEKCPFPAGSDLAQKWHLIKQHTAPVSPHSTFFDTFDPSLVSTEDEEDRLRERRRLSIEEGVDPPPNAQIHTFEATAQVNPLYKLGPKLAPGMTEINGDNSAIPQANCDSEEDTTTLCLQSRRQKQRQVSGDSHAHVSRQGAWKVHTQIDYIHCLVPDLLQITGNPCYWGVMDRYEAEALLEGKPEGTFLLRDSAQEDYLFSVSFRRYNRSLHARIEQWNHNFSFDAHDPCVFHSSTVTGLLEHYKDPSSCMFFEPLLTISLNRTFPFSLQYICRAVICRCTTYDGIDGLPLPSMLQDFLKEYHYKQKVRVRWLEREPVKAK